From the genome of Epinephelus moara isolate mb chromosome 10, YSFRI_EMoa_1.0, whole genome shotgun sequence, one region includes:
- the farp2 gene encoding FERM, ARHGEF and pleckstrin domain-containing protein 2 isoform X1 yields the protein MGEIEGSYRVLQTPGIRLGAQFNPGISTLEPGQSLSGNMVGGSRSHGRGGVQIRVQGLDDSQEFFDIDPKAIGQILLSEVFVRGNLIESDYFGLEFQNMQMNWVWLEPTKLIMRQVRRPANTLFRLSVKFFPPDPGQLQEEYTRYLFSLQMKRDLMDGRLICTENTGALLASHLVQSEIGDYDDVADRDFLRMTKLLPYQEKVQERIMELHRRHLGQTPAESDFQILEIARKLEMYGVRFHPAADREGTKINLAVAHMGLQVFQGTTKINTFNWSKIRKLSFKRKRFLIKLHPEVHGPHQDTLEFMMASRDQCKIFWKICVEYHSFFRLFDQPQPKSKAILFTRGSSFRYSGRTQKQLVDYVRENGAKRTPYQRRNSKIRMSARSLATDVPKQSLSFNDSLRAPGSPSSASVSFLPVHISSVLPRTELQPQPQPLPALSRSPAAPPQQQQLQSPPQATRPPSPPKEEPVKAASPSHFAFQDSVVDSPQLSPLTSKGPLCLSPSFQMSTLSLPGQAPSPLQSPILSEVGSNARLEEEEEGRRKRYPTDKAYFIAKEILTTERTYLKDLEVITVWFRSAVIKENAMPEGLMTLLFSNIDPIYEFHRGFLKELDQRLALWEGRSNAHVKGDYQRIGDVMLRNMCSLKEFTSFLQKHDEVLTELEKATKRLKKLETVYKEFELQKVCYLPLNTFLLKPIQRLMHYKLILERLCKHYSPSHRDHDDCKEALKEVAEIATQLQSSLIRLENFQKLTELQRDLIGIENLTAPGREFIREGCLYKLTKKGLQQRMFFLFSDMLLYTSKGVTATNQFKVHGQLPLHGMIVEESENEWSVPHCFTIYSAQRTIVVAASSKVEMGKWIEDLNMAIDMAKKSQEKSSIFLDAGLGDHSNRSSDEVSLEQESEDDMNSSRTSLDKQTHHRANTTMHVCWHRNTSVSMSDHSQAVENQLSGYLLRKFKNSNGWQKLWVVFTNFCLFFYKTHQDDFPLASLPLLGYTVSTPEESDSIHKEYVFKLQFKSHVYFFRAESEYTFERWMEVIKSAASTAGRMSLLIPKGGPMEINGN from the exons GTTTGGCTGGAACCCACAAAACTCATTATGAGACAAGTCAGAC GACCAGCGAATACGCTCTTTAGACTGTCAGTGAAATTCTTTCCTCCAGACCCCGGTCAGCTGCAGGAGGAGTACACGAG GTACTTGTTTTCGCTGCAGATGAAAAGAGATCTGATGGACGGCAGGTTGATCTGCACAGAAAACACAGGCGCCCTGCTGGCCTCGCACCTCGTCCAGT CGGAGATTGGCGACTATGATGACGTGGCCGACAGGGACTTCCTGAGGATGACCAAGCTGTTGCCTTACCAAGAGAAGGTGCAAGAGAGGATCATGGAGCTCCACCGCAGGCACCT GGGCCAGACTCCAGCCGAATCAGATTTCCAGATCCTGGAGATTGCCCGTAAACTGGAGATGTACGGCGTCCGCTTCCACCCAGCAGCTGATCGGGAAGGCACCAAAATCAATCTGGCTGTTGCTCACATGGGCCTTCAGGTTTTTCAG GGcaccacaaaaataaataccttCAACTGGTCCAAGATCCGCAAACTGAGCTTCAAGAGGAAACGGTTCCTGATCAAGCTCCACCCAGAGGTTCAT GGCCCCCATCAAGACACTCTTGAGTTTATGATGGCCAGTCGAGACCAATGTAAAATCTTCTGGAAGATCTGTGTGGAGTACCACTCATTTTTCCGTTTGTTTGACCAACCCCAGCCAAAATCCAAAGCTATCCTCTTCACCAGAGGCTCTTCCTTCAGATACAG TGGGAGGACCCAGAAGCAACTTGTGGACTACGTCAGGGAAAATGGAGCAAAGAGAACTCCATACCagag GAGGAACAGTAAAATACGAATGTCTGCTCGCTCCCTCGCCACAGATGTGCCAAAACAG agCTTGTCATTCAATGACAGTCTCAGGGCCCCAGGCTCCCCTTCCTCCGCTTCTGTGTCCTTCCTCCCAGTGCACATCTCCAGCGTCCTCCCACGGACTGAACTCCAGCCTCAGCCACAGCCTTTGCCCGCACTGAGCCGGTCTCCAGCAGCGCctccccagcagcagcagcttcagtcccCTCCGCAAGCCACCAGACCCCCCAGCCCTCCGAAGGAAGAACCTGTCAAGGCCGCTTCCCCATCTCACTTCGCTTTTCAAG ACTCGGTCGTGGACAGCCCTCAGCTCTCGCCCCTCACCTCCAAAGGTCCCCTCTGCCTGTCCCCCTCCTTCCAGATGTCGACCCTCAGTCTGCCGGGCCAGGCCCCGTCGCCACTGCAGAGCCCCATCCTGAGCGAGGTGGGCAGCAATGCCAGgctagaggaggaggaggagggcaggagGAAG CGATATCCCACCGATAAGGCCTACTTCATTGCCAAAGAGATTCTGACCACAGAACGAACGTACCTGAAAGACCTCGAGGTCATCACTGTG TGGTTCCGCAGTGCTGTGATCAAAGAAAACGCCATGCCAGAAGGCCTGATGACGCTCCTGTTCTCCAACATCGACCCCATCTATGAGTTCCACCGAGGCTTCCTGAAGGAGTTGGACCAGAGGCTGGCTCTCTG GGAGGGACGCTCCAATGCTCACGTCAAAGGGGACTACCAGAGGATCGGTGACGTGATGCTGAGGAACATGTGCTCTCTTAAG GAATTCACCAGCTTCCTGCAGAAACACGACGAGGTGTTGACAGAGCTGGAGAAAGCCACCAAGAGGCTGAAGAAGCTGGAGACAGTCTACAAAGAGTTTGAGCTGCAGAAAGTCTGCTACTTACCCCTCAACACATTCCTGCTCAAGCCCATCCAGCGCCTCATGCACTACAAACTCATCCTGGAGAGACTGTGCAAGCATTACTCTCCCTCCCACCGTGATCATGACGACTGCAAGG AGGCTCTGAAGGAAGTGGCTGAGATCGCCACTCAGCTGCAGAGCAGTCTCATCCGGCTGGAGAACTTCCAGAAGCTGACCGAGCTGCAGAGAGACCTGATTGGCATCGAGAACTTGACAGCACCGGGCAGG GAGTTCATTCGAGAGGGATGTCTGTACAAGCTCACCAAGAAAGGACTGCAGCAAAGGATGTTTTTCCTG TTCTCAGACATGCTCCTCTACACGAGCAAAGGTGTTACAGCGACCAATCAGTTCAAAGTGCACGGCCAGCTGCCCCTTCACGGCATGATC GTTGAGGAAAGTGAGAATGAGTGGTCGGTGCCTCACTGCTTCACCATCTACTCTGCTCAGAGGACCATTGTCGTGGCTGCCAG ctcTAAAGTTGAGATGGGGAAGTGGATTGAGGATCTGAACATGGCTATCGACATGGCCAAGAAGTCGCAGGAGAAATCCAGCATCTTCCTCGACGCTGGACTCGGCGATCACTCCAACC GGTCATCTGATGAGGTTTCTCTGGAGCAGGAGTCGGAGGATGACATGAACTCCTCCCGAACTTCACTGGACAAGCAGACGCACCACCGTGCCAACACCACCATGCATGTGTGCTGGCACCGCAACACCAGTGTGTCTATGTCAGATCACAGCCAGGCTGTGGAG AACCAGCTCTCAGGTTACCTCCTGAGGAAGTTCAAGAACAGTAATGGCTGGCAGAAACTCTGGGTCGTCTTCACCAACTTCTGCTTGTTCTTCTACAAGACTCACCAG GATGACTTCCCGTTGGCGAGCCTCCCACTGCTCGGCTACACAGTCAGTACCCCCGAAGAATCAGACAGCATTCACAAGGAGTACGTCTTCAAACTGCAGTTCAAGTCCCACGTTTACTTTTTCCGCGCAGAAAGCGAGTACACCTTCGAAAG ATGGATGGAGGTGATCAAGAGTGCAGCCAGCACGGCGGGCCGGATGAGCCTGCTCATACCCAAAGGAGGTCCCATGGAGATAAACGGAAACTAA
- the farp2 gene encoding FERM, ARHGEF and pleckstrin domain-containing protein 2 isoform X2: MGEIEGSYRVLQTPGIRLGAQFNPGISTLEPGQSLSGNMVGGSRSHGRGGVQIRVQGLDDSQEFFDIDPKAIGQILLSEVFVRGNLIESDYFGLEFQNMQMNWVWLEPTKLIMRQVRRPANTLFRLSVKFFPPDPGQLQEEYTRYLFSLQMKRDLMDGRLICTENTGALLASHLVQSEIGDYDDVADRDFLRMTKLLPYQEKVQERIMELHRRHLGQTPAESDFQILEIARKLEMYGVRFHPAADREGTKINLAVAHMGLQVFQGTTKINTFNWSKIRKLSFKRKRFLIKLHPEVHGPHQDTLEFMMASRDQCKIFWKICVEYHSFFRLFDQPQPKSKAILFTRGSSFRYSGRTQKQLVDYVRENGAKRTPYQRRNSKIRMSARSLATDVPKQSLSFNDSLRAPGSPSSASVSFLPVHISSVLPRTELQPQPQPLPALSRSPAAPPQQQQLQSPPQATRPPSPPKEEPVKAASPSHFAFQDSVVDSPQLSPLTSKGPLCLSPSFQMSTLSLPGQAPSPLQSPILSERYPTDKAYFIAKEILTTERTYLKDLEVITVWFRSAVIKENAMPEGLMTLLFSNIDPIYEFHRGFLKELDQRLALWEGRSNAHVKGDYQRIGDVMLRNMCSLKEFTSFLQKHDEVLTELEKATKRLKKLETVYKEFELQKVCYLPLNTFLLKPIQRLMHYKLILERLCKHYSPSHRDHDDCKEALKEVAEIATQLQSSLIRLENFQKLTELQRDLIGIENLTAPGREFIREGCLYKLTKKGLQQRMFFLFSDMLLYTSKGVTATNQFKVHGQLPLHGMIVEESENEWSVPHCFTIYSAQRTIVVAASSKVEMGKWIEDLNMAIDMAKKSQEKSSIFLDAGLGDHSNRSSDEVSLEQESEDDMNSSRTSLDKQTHHRANTTMHVCWHRNTSVSMSDHSQAVENQLSGYLLRKFKNSNGWQKLWVVFTNFCLFFYKTHQDDFPLASLPLLGYTVSTPEESDSIHKEYVFKLQFKSHVYFFRAESEYTFERWMEVIKSAASTAGRMSLLIPKGGPMEINGN; this comes from the exons GTTTGGCTGGAACCCACAAAACTCATTATGAGACAAGTCAGAC GACCAGCGAATACGCTCTTTAGACTGTCAGTGAAATTCTTTCCTCCAGACCCCGGTCAGCTGCAGGAGGAGTACACGAG GTACTTGTTTTCGCTGCAGATGAAAAGAGATCTGATGGACGGCAGGTTGATCTGCACAGAAAACACAGGCGCCCTGCTGGCCTCGCACCTCGTCCAGT CGGAGATTGGCGACTATGATGACGTGGCCGACAGGGACTTCCTGAGGATGACCAAGCTGTTGCCTTACCAAGAGAAGGTGCAAGAGAGGATCATGGAGCTCCACCGCAGGCACCT GGGCCAGACTCCAGCCGAATCAGATTTCCAGATCCTGGAGATTGCCCGTAAACTGGAGATGTACGGCGTCCGCTTCCACCCAGCAGCTGATCGGGAAGGCACCAAAATCAATCTGGCTGTTGCTCACATGGGCCTTCAGGTTTTTCAG GGcaccacaaaaataaataccttCAACTGGTCCAAGATCCGCAAACTGAGCTTCAAGAGGAAACGGTTCCTGATCAAGCTCCACCCAGAGGTTCAT GGCCCCCATCAAGACACTCTTGAGTTTATGATGGCCAGTCGAGACCAATGTAAAATCTTCTGGAAGATCTGTGTGGAGTACCACTCATTTTTCCGTTTGTTTGACCAACCCCAGCCAAAATCCAAAGCTATCCTCTTCACCAGAGGCTCTTCCTTCAGATACAG TGGGAGGACCCAGAAGCAACTTGTGGACTACGTCAGGGAAAATGGAGCAAAGAGAACTCCATACCagag GAGGAACAGTAAAATACGAATGTCTGCTCGCTCCCTCGCCACAGATGTGCCAAAACAG agCTTGTCATTCAATGACAGTCTCAGGGCCCCAGGCTCCCCTTCCTCCGCTTCTGTGTCCTTCCTCCCAGTGCACATCTCCAGCGTCCTCCCACGGACTGAACTCCAGCCTCAGCCACAGCCTTTGCCCGCACTGAGCCGGTCTCCAGCAGCGCctccccagcagcagcagcttcagtcccCTCCGCAAGCCACCAGACCCCCCAGCCCTCCGAAGGAAGAACCTGTCAAGGCCGCTTCCCCATCTCACTTCGCTTTTCAAG ACTCGGTCGTGGACAGCCCTCAGCTCTCGCCCCTCACCTCCAAAGGTCCCCTCTGCCTGTCCCCCTCCTTCCAGATGTCGACCCTCAGTCTGCCGGGCCAGGCCCCGTCGCCACTGCAGAGCCCCATCCTGAGCGAG CGATATCCCACCGATAAGGCCTACTTCATTGCCAAAGAGATTCTGACCACAGAACGAACGTACCTGAAAGACCTCGAGGTCATCACTGTG TGGTTCCGCAGTGCTGTGATCAAAGAAAACGCCATGCCAGAAGGCCTGATGACGCTCCTGTTCTCCAACATCGACCCCATCTATGAGTTCCACCGAGGCTTCCTGAAGGAGTTGGACCAGAGGCTGGCTCTCTG GGAGGGACGCTCCAATGCTCACGTCAAAGGGGACTACCAGAGGATCGGTGACGTGATGCTGAGGAACATGTGCTCTCTTAAG GAATTCACCAGCTTCCTGCAGAAACACGACGAGGTGTTGACAGAGCTGGAGAAAGCCACCAAGAGGCTGAAGAAGCTGGAGACAGTCTACAAAGAGTTTGAGCTGCAGAAAGTCTGCTACTTACCCCTCAACACATTCCTGCTCAAGCCCATCCAGCGCCTCATGCACTACAAACTCATCCTGGAGAGACTGTGCAAGCATTACTCTCCCTCCCACCGTGATCATGACGACTGCAAGG AGGCTCTGAAGGAAGTGGCTGAGATCGCCACTCAGCTGCAGAGCAGTCTCATCCGGCTGGAGAACTTCCAGAAGCTGACCGAGCTGCAGAGAGACCTGATTGGCATCGAGAACTTGACAGCACCGGGCAGG GAGTTCATTCGAGAGGGATGTCTGTACAAGCTCACCAAGAAAGGACTGCAGCAAAGGATGTTTTTCCTG TTCTCAGACATGCTCCTCTACACGAGCAAAGGTGTTACAGCGACCAATCAGTTCAAAGTGCACGGCCAGCTGCCCCTTCACGGCATGATC GTTGAGGAAAGTGAGAATGAGTGGTCGGTGCCTCACTGCTTCACCATCTACTCTGCTCAGAGGACCATTGTCGTGGCTGCCAG ctcTAAAGTTGAGATGGGGAAGTGGATTGAGGATCTGAACATGGCTATCGACATGGCCAAGAAGTCGCAGGAGAAATCCAGCATCTTCCTCGACGCTGGACTCGGCGATCACTCCAACC GGTCATCTGATGAGGTTTCTCTGGAGCAGGAGTCGGAGGATGACATGAACTCCTCCCGAACTTCACTGGACAAGCAGACGCACCACCGTGCCAACACCACCATGCATGTGTGCTGGCACCGCAACACCAGTGTGTCTATGTCAGATCACAGCCAGGCTGTGGAG AACCAGCTCTCAGGTTACCTCCTGAGGAAGTTCAAGAACAGTAATGGCTGGCAGAAACTCTGGGTCGTCTTCACCAACTTCTGCTTGTTCTTCTACAAGACTCACCAG GATGACTTCCCGTTGGCGAGCCTCCCACTGCTCGGCTACACAGTCAGTACCCCCGAAGAATCAGACAGCATTCACAAGGAGTACGTCTTCAAACTGCAGTTCAAGTCCCACGTTTACTTTTTCCGCGCAGAAAGCGAGTACACCTTCGAAAG ATGGATGGAGGTGATCAAGAGTGCAGCCAGCACGGCGGGCCGGATGAGCCTGCTCATACCCAAAGGAGGTCCCATGGAGATAAACGGAAACTAA